The nucleotide sequence tcaaTTCACTCTTCTTTTCGCATTATGACATTTTTCTCTATCTCGTTCTTCATTTTTTTCTGTCGGTATTTCGTTTTGAATTTAGCTGTACTTTGAAGATTTCTTCTTAAAATTTGCATCGTACTTACCTGAGTTAGTGAGtttagatatttaaatcttgCTTTTTGAATTTGATTACTTTAAACATACACTTGTGCTGCATAGAATTTATCCATTTCGGGAATTGTACAATGCATGTACAGTGTGTttcgttttgttttgttttggtcATCTTCTTTTGGCAATTATTTTGACATTAAAAAGTGTACTGTAGAAATATTAATATATTGAGCAATAATGAGAACTGCAGAAATAAGGGATCAAGGATTTGTACGTCTTTCCATAAATCTCTGTGATCTTCATTTATgtcataaattttatattttgtatATAAATGACTCAAGTAATGTATATGAAAATTTTGAGTTTCCTGTATTGGTAGTAATCGTGATTTGGAAATTGGAAAATGCTTTTACTAGAAGGAAAATATGGATGGCTACTTTATTTAACCATGGACTTTGTTGCTCAATTCACTCTTGGACTCCATCTTTTACAGTTAATCTTGTGTTGCGAGCAGCAAAATGGTTGGAAGTGGCCATTTGGACGTCAACGGAACAGTTGAACCATTTTCCGAGGATTTTGATGCGTCCGCTGTGATCAAAGAACCTGTGCCACCCACAGTTGCAGAAAATGAGAAAGTGAAAAGAGCTATAGTACTAGGAAAAAATGTCCACACACTGTGCCTAGAAGTTACAGAACCTGATGCAGATGATGAGATTACTGGGGAAAGGGATGCTTATATGGCAAGTGTATTGTCCAAATACAAAAAATCATTGACTGAAAGGACAAAACATCATTTAGGTTTGACAGCATTTGCTCTTTTAATCTTACTGCTTTCTTGATTTCATTTATGTTGTTGCATTTAGCACAAAGCAAACGCTTCATGATAGGATATCATCGTTGCTTTTGTTTGTTCCAACTAGTATTTCTGTAATTCTGTTCATTTCTATGCAACGTTCAGCCCTGTGATTTCTGATTTGACATACAAGAAAGTTTGTTAACTTGATGGTAATACCAACCAAGCATCAGTGCACACACAATACTTGGCACCAACTTATACTACATGTTTAACCTCACCTGCTTCCCTGTTATCCTCTGTTTGCCTAGTATTCCAGCTGCTGAGTTTTTATTGCTACATTTTCTAATTATCCATGTGGTTTCATTTGAACGCAACAAACATAAtgtaacattttttaattttttcttaaaaaaaaaaacaaagtgtGTAAAAATCATAATTGAGATTTGATAGTGTCGGTGCATACAAACTTGTTCGTTGTTCAACCCAAAATGTGCGTTTTAGTTATCCTTCATTTGTAGTTGAAATTGTTTAATGTTTAATGTTTTGGTCAAGAATGAGATGCATTTGAGGTTGTGCCTGTGTGAGAAAGTAGATCAAGATTCAATCATGTATAACAGAAGAAGTCTTTATGTCTATTACATGAAGAGTGCTTTTTTCACTAGTTAGAGGGAAACAAAAAATGTTTTATGATCCATTACGGTTCATTAATGCATTTATATTATTCTGGCTTCCATTTTGTGCAAAAATTACCTAGAAGATGTGTAACTTTTCAAGGCCCATATTCATTCTTTTAACCTATGGAGTTTATAGGCTATCTCATATAGTCATATACTCATATGTAATTTGTGAACAATCTATGCCAGGTTACCCTTATAATTTGGATTTCGACTACGGTGCACTCTCTCAACTTCAGCATTTCTCCATAAACAACCTGGGAGATCCATTCATTGAAAGCAATTATGGAGTCCACTCCCGGCAGTTTGAAGTTGGTGTTTTAGACTGGTTTGCCCGGTTATGGGAAATAGAGAAAGATGAGTACTGGGGCTATATGACAAACTGTGGTACTGAGGGCAATCTCCATGGCATCCTAGTTGGGTCAGTTTTAGTTTGACTTTGTTCAACATTTTGTAAATTTAGAAAGAACAcgattatattattaaaaatgacATTTGCAGGAGAGAGGTCCTTCCGGATGGAATTTTGTACGCCTCACAAGAATCACATTATTCTGTATTTAAAGCTGCACGCATGTACAAAATTGATTGTGTGAAGATTGCAACTCTTCATGCCGGAGAGATTGATTGTAATGATTTCAAGGCCAAGCTGCTTCTTCACAAAGATAAGCCAGCTATTGTAAATGTGAACATAGGCATGTTTCTTTATCTCTATTGCCCTTCCTCTCCCGCCCTTTTTCTACTTTGCTGATTTGGCTCATACATACAGAACTTTGCAGGTACAACTGTAAAAGGAGCAGTGGATGATCTTGATCTGGTGATAAAGACACTTGAAGATACTGGATTTTCACGTGACAAATTCTACATCCATTGTGATGGGGCCTTGTTTGGTCTCATGATGCCTTTTGTGAAACTTGTAAGTTTCTCTGTTCACGGTACCAGAAATCTTTAAACCTCAGACATGTGCTGTTGAAGTCATATTTGCTATCCCTCTGTTATCTAATTGGAACTCCTATGTATTATTCTACTTTTGTTGTAATTCGTTGTTTTTCATGTCagcaaatagcatttttgttcTTGCACGTAACCTTGTCTATGCTATTATAGCTCATTGTTGTTTGTCTTGCATTTAACAATTTACAAGTTTAATTGCTTGCCAAAACAAGATTTGAGACCAATTCCTTTAGTGTTGTACATCTTACCAtcttatttgagtttttttttatataagcAATGATGTTGATTATTCTATATTTTGCAATATCAGGCACCAAAAGTCTCTTTTAAGAAGCCCATTGGTAGTGTTAGTGTTTCTGGCCACAAATTTGTGGGGTGCCCAATGCCTTGTGGTGTTCAGATAACAAGATTGGAGCATATCAATGTTCTTTCCAATAATGTAGAATACCTTGCTTCTAGGGATGCCACAATCATGGGTAGCCGGAATGGCCATGCTCCCATATTCCTATGGTATACCCTTAACCGGAAAGGATACAGAGGTTTCCAGAAAGAAGTGCAGAAATGCCTGAGGAATGCACACTACTTCAAGGACCGCCTTAGGGAGGCCGGAGTTGGTGCAATGCTTAATGAGCTGAGCAGCACAGTTGTGTTTGAAAGGCCACATGATGAGGAGTTTGTACGGAAGTGGCAGTTGGCATGCCAGGGAAACATAGCACATGTGGTGGTGATGCCAAANNNNNNNNNNNNNNNNNNNNNNNNNNNNNNNNNNNNNNNNNNNNNNNNNNNNNNNNNNNNNNNNNNNNNNNNNNNNNNNNNNNNNNNNNNNNNNNNNNNNNNNNNNNNNNNNNNNNNNNNNNNNNNNNNNNNNNNNNNNNNNNNNNNNNNNNNNNNNNNNNNNNNNNNNNNNNNNNNNNNNNNNNNNNNNNNNNNNNNNNNNNNNNNNNNNNNNNNNNNNNNNNNNNNNNNNNNNNNNNNNNNNNNNNNNNNNNNNNNNNNNNNNNNNNNNNNNNNNNNNNNNNNNNNNNNNNNNNNNNNNNNNNNNNNNNNNNNNNNNNNNNNNNNNNNNNNNNNNNNNNNNNNNNNNNNNNNNNNNNNNNNNNNNNNNNNNNNNNNNNNNNNNNNNNNNNNNNNNNNNNNNNNNNNNNNNNNNNNNNNNNNNNNNNNNNNNNNNNNNNNNNNNNNNNNNNNNNNNNNNNNNNNNNNNNNNNNNNNNNNNNNNNNNNNNNNNNNNNNNNNNNNNNNNNNNNNNNNNNNNNNNNNNNNNNNNNNNNNNNNNNNNNNNNNNNNNNNNNNNNNNNNNNNNNNNNNNNNNNNNNNNNNNNNNNNNNNNNNNNNNNNNNNNNNNNNNNNNNNNNNNNNNNNNNNNNNNNNNNNNNNNNNNNNNNNNNNNNNNNNNNNNNNNNNNNNNNNNNNNNNNNNNNNNNNNNNNNNNNNNNNNNNNNNNNNNNNNNNNNNNNNNNNNNNNNNNNNNNNNNNNNNNNNNNNNNNNNNNNNNNNNNNNNNNNNNNNNNNNNNNNNNNNNNNNNNNNNNNNNNNNNNNNNNNNNNNNNNNNNNNNNNNNNNNNNNNNNNNNNNNNNNNNNNNNNNNNNNNNNNNNNNNNNNNNNNNNNNNNNNNNNNNNNNNNNNNNNNNNNNNNNNNNNNNNNNNNNNNNNNNNNNNNNNNNNNNNNNNNNNNNNNNNNNNNNNNNNNNNNNNNNNNNNNNNNNNNNNNNNNNNNNNNNNNNNNNNNNNNNNNNNNNNNNNNNNNNNNNNNNNNNNNNNNNNNNNNNNNNNNNNNNNNNNNNNNNNNNNNNNNNNNNNNNNNNNNNNNNNNNNNNNNNNNNNNNNNNNNNNNNNNNNNNNNNNNNNNNNNNNNNNNNNNNNNNNNNNNNNNNNNNNNNNNNNNNNNNNNNNNNNNNNNNNNNNNNNNNNNNNNNNNNNNNNNNNNNNNNNNNNNNNNNNNNNNNNNNNNNNNNNNNNNNNNNNNNNNNNNNNNNNNNNNNNNNNNNNNNNNNNNNNNNNNNNNNNNNNNNNNNNNNNNNNNNNNNNNNNNNNNNNNNNNNNNNNNNNNNNNNNNNNNNNNNNNNNNNNNNNNNNNNNNNNNNNNNNNNNNNNNNNNNNNNNNNNNNNNNNNNNNNNNNNNNNNNNNNNNNNNNNNNNNNNNNNNNNNNNNNNNNNNNNNNNNNNNNNNNNNNNNNNNNNNNNNNNNNNNNNNNNNNNNNNNNNNNNNNNNNNNNNNNNNNNNNNNNNNNNNNNNNNNNNNNNNNNNNNNNNNNNNNNNNNNNNNNNNNNNNNNNNNNNNNNNNNNNNNNNNNNNNNNNNNNNNNNNNNNNNNNNNNNNNNNNNNNNNNNNNNNNNNNNNNNNNNNNNNNNNNNNNNNNNNNNNNNNNNNNNNNNNNNNNNNNNNNNNNNNNNNNNNNNNNNNNNNNNNNNNNNNNNNNNNNNNNNNNNNNNNNNNNNNNNNNNNNNNNNNNNNNNNNNNNNNNNNNNNNNNNNNNNNNNNNNNNNNNNNNNNNNNNNNNNNNNNNNNNNNNNNNNNNNNNNNNNNNNNNNNNNNNNNNNNNNNNNNNNNNNNNNNNNNNNNNNNNNNNNNNNNNNNNNNNNNNNNNNNNNNNNNNNNNNNNNNNNNNNNNNNNNNNNNNNNNNNNNNNNNNNNNNNNNNNNNNNNNNNNNNNNNNNNNNNNNNNNNNNNNNNNNNNNNNNNNNNNNNNNNNNNNNNNNNNNNNNNNNNNNNNNNNNNNNNNNNNNNNNNNNNNNNNNNNNNNNNNNNNNNNNNNNNNNNNNNNNNNNNNNNNNNNNNNNNNNNNNNNNNNNNNNNNNNNNNNNNNNNNNNNNNNNNNNNNNNNNNNNNNNNNNNNNNNNNNNNNNNNNNNNNNNNNNNNNNNNNNNNNNNNNNNNNNNNNNNNNNNNNNNNNNNNNNNNNNNNNNNNNNNNNNNNNNNNNNNNNNNNNNNNNNNNNNNNNNNNNNNNNNNNNNNNNNNNNNNNNNNNNNNNNNNNNNNNNNNNNNNNNNNNNNNNNNNNNNNNNNNNNNNNNNNNNNNNNNNNNNNNNNNNNNNNNNNNNNNNNNNNNNNNNNNNNNNNNNNNNNNNNNNNNNNNNNNNNNNNNNNNNNNNNNNNNNNNNNNNNNNNNNNNNNNNNNNNNNNNNNNNNNNNNNNNNNNNNNNNNNNNNNNNNNNNNNNNNNNNNNNNNNNNNNNNNNNNNNNNNNNNNNNNNNNNNNNNNNNNNNNNNNNNNNNNNNNNNNNNNNNNNNNNNNNNNNNNNNNNNNNNNNNNNNNNNNNNNNNNNNNNNNNNNNNNNNNNNNNNNNNNNNNNNNNNNNNNNNNNNNNNNNNNNNNNNNNNNNNNNNNNNNNNNNNNNNNNNNNNNNNNNNNNNNNNNNNNNNNNNNNNNNNNNNNNNNNNNNNNNNNNNNNNNNNNNNNNNNNNNNNNNNNNNNNNNNNNNNNNNNNNNNNNNNNNNNNNNNNNNNNNNNNNNNNNNNNNNNNNNNNNNNNNNNNNNNNNNNNNNNNNNNNNNNNNNNNNNNNNNNNNNNNNNNNNNNNNNNNNNNNNNNNNNNNNNNNNNNNNNNNNNNNNNNNNNNNNNNNNNNNNNNNNNNNNNNNNNNNNNNNNNNNNNNNNNNNNNNNNNNNNNNNNNNNNNNNNNNNNNNNNNNNNNNNNNNNNNNNNNNNNNNNNNNNNNNNNNNNNNNNNNNNNNNNNNNNNNNNNNNNNNNNNNNNNNNNNNNNNNNNNNNNNNNNNNNNNNNNNNNNNNNNNNNNNNNNNNNNNNNNNNNNNNNNNNNNNNNNNNNNNNNNNNNNNNNNNNNNNNNNNNNNNNNNNNNNNNNNNNNNNNNNNNNNNNNNNNNNNNNNNNNNNNNNNNNNNNNNNNNNNNNNNNNNNNNNNNNNNNNNNNNNNNNNNNNNNNNNNNNNNNNNNNNNNNNNNNNNNNNNNNNNNNNNNNNNNNNNNNNNNNNNNNNNNNNNNNNNNNNNNNNNNNNNNNNNNNNNNNNNNNNNNNNNNNNNNNNNNNNNNNNNNNNNNNNNNNNNNNNNNNNNNNNNNNNNNNNNNNNNNNNNNNNNNNNNNNNNNNNNNNNNNNNNNNNNNNNNNNNNNNNNNNNNNNNNNNNNNNNNNNNNNNNNNNNNNNNNNNNNNNNNNNNNNNNNNNNNNNNNNNNNNNNNNNNNNNNNNNNNNNNNNNNNNNNNNNNNNNNNNNNNNNNNNNNNNNNNNNNNNNNNNNNNNNNNNNNNNNNNNNNNNNNNNNNNNNNNNNNNNNNNNNNNNNNNNNNNNNNNNNNNNNNNNNNNNNNNNNNNNNNNNNNNNNNNNNNNNNNNNNNNNNNNNNNNNNNNNNNNNNNNNNNNNNNNNNNNNNNNNNNNNNNNNNNNNNNNNNNNNNNNNNNNNNNNNNNNNNNNNNNNNNNNNNNNNNNNNNNNNNNNNNNNNNNNNNNNNNNNNNNNNNNNNNNNNNNNNNNNNNNNNNNNNNNNNNNNNNNNNNNNNNNNNNNNNNNNNNNNNNNNNNNNNNNNNNNNNNNNNNNNNNNNNNNNNNNNNNNNNNNNNNNNNNNNNNNNNNNNNNNNNNNNNNNNNNNNNNNNNNNNNNNNNNNNNNNNNNNNNNNNNNNNNNNNNNNNNNNNNNNNNNNNNNNNNNNNNNNNNNNNNNNNNNNNNNNNNNNNNNNNNNNNNNNNNNNNNNNNNNNNNNNNNNNNNNNNNNNNNNNNNNNNNNNNNNNNNNNNNNNNNNNNNNNNNNNNNNNNNNNNNNNNNNNNNNNNNNNNNNNNNNNNNNNNNNNNNNNNNNNNNNNNNNNNNNNNNNNNNNNNNNNNNNNNNNNNNNNNNNNNNNNNNNNNNNNNNNNNNNNNNNNNNNNNNNNNNNNNNNNNNNNNNNNNNNNNNNNNNNNNNNNNNNNNNNNNNNNNNNNNNNNNNNNNNNNNNNNNNNNNNNNNNNNNNNNNNNNNNNNNNNNNNNNNNNNNNNNNNNNNNNNNNNNNNNNNNNNNNNNNNNNNNNNNNNNNNNNNNNNNNNNNNNNNNNNNNNNNNNNNNNNNNNNNNNNNNNNNNNNNNNNNNNNNNNNNNNNNNNNNNNNNNNNNNNNNNNNNNNNNNNNNNNNNNNNNNNNNNNNNNNNNNNNNNNNNNNNNNNNNNNNNNNNNNNNNNNNNNNNNNNNNNNNNNNNNNNNNNNNNNNNNNNNNNNNNNNNNNNNNNNNNNNNNNNNNNNNNNNNNNNNNNNNNNNNNNNNNNNNNNNNNNNNNNNNNNNNNNNNNNNNNNNNNNNNNNNNNNNNNNNNNNNNNNNNNNNNNNNNNNNNNNNNNNNNNNNNNNNNNNNNNNNNNNNNNNNNNNNNNNNNNNNNNNNNNNNNNNNNNNNNNNNNNNNNNNNNNNNNNNNNNNNNNNNNNNNNNNNNNNNNNNNNNNNNNNNNNNNNNNNNNNNNNNNNNNNNNNNNNNNNNNNNNNNNNNNNNNNNNNNNNNNNNNNNNNNNNNNNNNNNNNNNNNNNNNNNNNNNNNNNNNNNNNNNNNNNNNNNNNNNNNNNNNNNNNNNNNNNNNNNNNNNNNNNNNNNNNNNNNNNNNNNNNNNNNNNNNNNNNNNNNNNNNNNNNNNNNNNNNNNNNNNNNNNNNNNNNNNNNNNNNNNNNNNNNNNNNNNNNNNNNNNNNNNNNNNNNNNNNNNNNNNNNNNNNNNNNNNNNNNNNNNNNNNNNNNNNNNNNNNNNNNNNNNNNNNNNNNNNNNNNNNNNNNNNNNNNNNNNNNNNNNNNNNNNNNNNNNNNNNNNNNNNNNNNNNNNNNNNNNNNNNNNNNNNNNNNNNNNNNNNNNNNNNNNNNNNNNNNNNNNNNNNNNNNNNNNNNNNNNNNNNNNNNNNNNNNNNNNNNNNNNNNNNNNNNNNNNNNNNNNNNNNNNNNNNNNNNNNNNNNNNNNNNNNNNNNNNNNNNNNNNNNNNNNNNNNNNNNNNNNNNNNNNNNNNNNNNNNNNNNNNNNNNNNNNNNNNNNNNNNNNNNNNNNNNNNNNNNNNNNNNNNNNNNNNNNNNNNNNNNNNNNNNNNNNNNNNNNNNNNNNNNNNNNNNNNNNNNNNNNNNNNNNNNNNNNNNNNNNNNNNNNNNNNNNNNNNNNNNNNNNNNNNNNNNNNNNNNNNNNNNNNNNNNNNNNNNNNNNNNNNNNNNNNNNNNNNNNNNNNNNNNNNNNNNNNNNNNNNNNNNNNNNNNNNNNNNNNNNNNNNNNNNNNNNNNNNNNNNNNNNNNNNNNNNNNNNNNNNNNNNNNNNNNNNNNNNNNNNNNNNNNNNNNNNNNNNNNNNNNNNNNNNNNNNNNNNNNNNNNNNNNNNNNNNNNNNNNNNNNNNNNNNNNNNNNNNNNNNNNNNNNNNNNNNNNNNNNNNNNNNNNNNNNNNNNNNNNNNNNNNNNNNNNNNNNNNNNNNNNNNNNNNNNNNNNNNNNNNNNNNNNNNNNNNNNNNNNNNNNNNNNNNNNNNNNNNNNNNNNNNNNNNNNNNNNNNNNNNNNNNNNNNNNNNNNNNNNNNNNNNNNNNNNNNNNNNNNNNNNNNNNNNNNNNNNNNNNNNNNNNNNNNNNNNNNNNNNNNNNNNNNNNNNNNNNNNNNNNNNNNNNNNNNNNNNNNNNNNNNNNNNNNNNNNNNNNNNNNNNNNNNNNNNNNNNNNNNNNNNNNNNNNNNNNNNNNNNNNNNNNNNNNNNNNNNNNNNNNNNNNNNNNNNNNNNNNNNNNNNNNNNNNNNNNNNNNNNNNNNNNNNNNNNNNNNNNNNNNNNNNNNNNNNNNNNNNNNNNNNNNNNNNNNNNNNNNNNNNNNNNNNNNNNNNNNNNNNNNNNNNNNNNNNNNNNNNNNNNNNNNNNNNNNNNNNNNNNNNNNNNNNNNNNNNNNNNNNNNNNNNNNNNNNNNNNNNNNNNNNNNNNNNNNNNNNNNNNNNNNNNNNNNNNNNNNNNNNNNNNNNNNNNNNNNNNNNNNNNNNNNNNNNNNNNNNNNNNNNNNNNNNNNNNNNNNNNNNNNNNNNNNNNNNNNNNNNNNNNNNNNNNNNNNNNNNNNNNNNNNNNNNNNNNNNNNNNNNNNNNNNNNNNNNNNNNNNNNNNNNNNNNNNNNNNNNNNNNNNNNNNNNNNNNNNNNNNNNNNNNNNNNNNNNNNNNNNNNNNNNNNNNNNNNNNNNNNNNNNNNNNNNNNNNNNNNNNNNNNNNNNNNNNNNNNNNNNNNNNNNNNNNNNNNNNNNNNNNNNNNNNNNNNNNNNNNNNNNNNNNNNNNNNNNNNNNNNNNNNNNNNNNNNNNNNNNNNNNNNNNNNNNNNNNNNNNNNNNNNNNNNNNNNNNNNNNNNNNNNNNNNNNNNNNNNNNNNNNNNNNNNNNNNNNNNNNNNNNNNNNNNNNNNNNNNNNNNNNNNNNNNNNNNNNNNNNNNNNNNNNNNNNNNNNNNNNNNNNNNNNNNNNNNNNNNNNNNNNNNNNNNNNNNNNNNNNNNNNNNNNNNNNNNNNNNNNNNNNNNNNNNNNNNNNNNNNNNNNNNNNNNNNNNNNNNNNNNNNNNNNNNNNNNNNNNNNNNNNNNNNNNNNNNNNNNNNNNNNNNNNNNNNNNNNNNNNNNNNNNNNNNNNNNNNNNNNNNNNNNNNNNNNNNNNNNNNNNNNNNNNNNNNNNNNNNNNNNNNNNNNNNNNNNNNNNNNNNNNNNNNNNNNNNNNNNNNNNNNNNNNNNNNNNNNNNNNNNNNNNNNNNNNNNNNNNNNNNNNNNNNNNNNNNNNNNNNNNNNNNNNNNNNNNNNNNNNNNNNNNNNNNNNNNNNNNNNNNNNNNNNNNNNNNNNNNNNNNNNNNNNNNNNNNNNNNNNNNNNNNNNNNNNNNNNNNNNNNNNNNNNNNNNNNNNNNNNNNNNNNNNNNNNNNNNNNNNNNNNNNNNNNNNNNNNNNNNNNNNNNNNNNNNNNNNNNNNNNNNNNNNNNNNNNNNNNNNNNNNNNNNNNNNNNNNNNNNNNNNNNNNNNNNNNNNNNNNNNNNNNNNNNNNNNNNNNNNNNNNNNNNNNNNNNNNNNNNNNNNNNNNNNNNNNNNNNNNNNNNNNNNNNNNNNNNNNNNNNNNNNNNNNNNNNNNNNNNNNNNNNNNNNNNNNNNNNNNNNNNNNNNNNNNNNNNNNNNNNNNNNNNNNNNNNNNNNNNNNNNNNNNNNNNNNNNNNNNNNNNNNNNNNNNNNNNNNNNNNNNNNNNNNNNNNNNNNNNNNNNNNNNNNNNNNNNNNNNNNNNNNNNNNNNNNNNNNNNNNNNNNNNNNNNNNNNNNNNNNNNNNNNNNNNNNNNNNNNNNNNNNNNNNNNNNNNNNNNNNNNNNNNNNNNNNNNNNNNNNNNNNNNNNNNNNNNNNNNNNNNNNNNNNNNNNNNNNNNNNNNNNNNNNNNNNNNNNNNNNNNNNNNNNNNNNNNNNNNNNNNNNNNNNNNNNNNNNNNNNNNNNNNNNNNNNNNNNNNNNNNNNNNNNNNNNNNNNNNNNNNNNNNNNNNNNNNNNNNNNNNNNNNNNNNNNNNNNNNNNNNNNNNNNNNNNNNNNNNNNNNNNNNNNNNNNNNNNNNNNNNNNNNNNNNNNNNNNNNNNNNNNNNNNNNNNNNNNNNNNNNNNNNNNNNNNNNNNNNNNNNNNNNNNNNNNNNNNNNNNNNNNNNNNNNNNNNNNNNNNNNNNNNNNNNNNNNNNNNNNNNNNNNNNNNNNNNNNNNNNNNNNNNNNNNNNNNNNNNNNNNNNNNNNNNNNNNNNNNNNNNNNNNNNNNNNNNNNNNNNNNNNNNNNNNNNNNNNNNNNNNNNNNNNNNNNNNNNNNNNNNNNNNNNNNNNNNNNNNNNNNNNNNNNNNNNNNNNNNNNNNNNNNNNNNNNNNNNNNNNNNNNNNNNNNNNNNNNNNNNNNNNNNNNNNNNNNNNNNNNNNNNNNNNNNNNNNNNNNNNNNNNNNNNNNNNNNNNNNNNNNNNNNNNNNNNNNNNNNNNNNNNNNNNNNNNNNNNNNNNNNNNNNNNNNNNNNNNNNNNNNNNNNNNNNNNNNNNNNNNNNNNNNNNNNNNNNNNNNNNNNNNNNNNNNNNNNNNNNNNNNNNNNNNNNNNNNNNNNNNNNNNNNNNNNNNNNNNNNNNNNNNNNNNNNNNNNNNNNNNNNNNNNNNNNNNNNNNNNNNNNNNNNNNNNNNNNNNNNNNNNNNNNNNNNNNNNNNNNNNNNNNNNNNNNNNNNNNNNNNNNNNNNNNNNNNNNNNNNNNNNNNNNNNNNNNNNNNNNNNNNNNNNNNNNNNNNNNNNNNNNNNNNNNNNNNNNNNNNNNNNNNNNNNNNNNNNNNNNNNNNNNNNNNNNNNNNNNNNNNNNNNNNNNNNNNNNNNNNNNNNNNNNNNNNNNNNNNNNNNNNNNNNNNNNNNNNNNNNNNNNNNNNNNNNNNNNNNNNNNNNNNNNNNNNNNNNNNNNNNNNNNNNNNNNNNNNNNNNNNNNNNNNNNNNNNNNNNNNNNNNNNNNNNNNNNNNNNNNNNNNNNNNNNNNNNNNNNNNNNNNNNNNNNNNNNNNNNNNNNNNNNNNNNNNNNNNNNNNNNNNNNNNNNNNNNNNNNNNNNNNNNNNNNNNNNNNNNNNNNNNNNNNNNNNNNNNNNNNNNNNNNNNNNNNNNNNNNNNNNNNNNNNNNNNNNNNNNNNNNNNNNNNNNNNNNNNNNNNNNNNNNNNNNNNNNNNNNNNNNNNNNNNNNNNNNNNNNNNNNNNNNNNNNNNNNNNNNNNNNNNNNNNNNNNNNNNNNNNNNNNNNNNNNNNNNNNNNNNNNNNNNNNNNNNNNNNNNNNNNNNNNNNNNNNNNNNNNNNNNNNNNNNNNNNNNNNNNNNNNNNNNNNNNNNNNNNNNNNNNNNNNNNNNNNNNNNNNNNNNNNNNNNNNNNNNNNNNNNNNNNNNNNNNNNNNNNNNNNNNNNNNNNNNNNNNNNNNNNNNNNNNNNNNNNNNNNNNNNNNNNNNNNNNNNNNNNNNNNNNNNNNNNNNNNNNNNNNNNNNNNNNNNNNNNNNNNNNNNNNNNNNNNNNNNNNNNNNNNNNNNNNNNNNNNNNNNNNNNNNNNNNNNNNNNNNNNNNNNNNNNNNNNNNNNNNNNNNNNNNNNNNNNNNNNNNNNNNNNNNNNNNNNNNNNNNNNNNNNNNNNNNNNNNNNNNNNNNNNNNNNNNNNNNNNNNNNNNNNNNNNNNNNNNNNNNNNNNNNNNNNNNNNNNNNNNNNNNNNNNNNNNNNNNNNNNNNNNNNNNNNNNNNNNNNNNNNNNNNNNNNNNNNNNNNNNNNNNNNNNNNNNNNNNNNNNNNNNNNNNNNNNNNNNNNNNNNNNNNNNNNNNNNNNNNNNNNNNNNNNNNNNNNNNNNNNNNNNNNNNNNNNNNNNNNNNNNNNNNNNNNNNNNNNNNNNNNNNNNNNNNNNNNNNNNNNNNNNNNNNNNNNNNNNNNNNNNNNNNNNNNNNNNNNNNNNNNNNNNNNNNNNNNNNNNNNNNNNNNNNNNNNNNNNNNNNNNNNNNNNNNNNNNNNNNNNNNNNNNNNNNNNNNNNNNNNNNNNNNNNNNNNNNNNNNNNNNNNNNNNNNNNNNNNNNNNNNNNNNNNNNNNNNNNNNNNNNNNNNNNNNNNNNNNNNNNNNNNNNNNNNNNNNNNNNNNNNNNNNNNNNNNNNNNNNNNNNNNNNNNNNNNNNNNNNNNNNNNNNNNNNNNNNNNNNNNNNN is from Arachis ipaensis cultivar K30076 chromosome B01, Araip1.1, whole genome shotgun sequence and encodes:
- the LOC107627623 gene encoding serine decarboxylase 1-like isoform X2; translation: MVGSGHLDVNGTVEPFSEDFDASAVIKEPVPPTVAENEKVKRAIVLGKNVHTLCLEVTEPDADDEITGERDAYMASVLSKYKKSLTERTKHHLGYPYNLDFDYGALSQLQHFSINNLGDPFIESNYGVHSRQFEVGVLDWFARLWEIEKDEYWGYMTNCGTEGNLHGILVGREVLPDGILYASQESHYSVFKAARMYKIDCVKIATLHAGEIDCNDFKAKLLLHKDKPAIVNVNIGTTVKGAVDDLDLVIKTLEDTGFSRDKFYIHCDGALFGLMMPFVKLAPKVSFKKPIGSVSVSGHKFVGCPMPCGVQITRLEHINVLSNNVEYLASRDATIMGSRNGHAPIFLWYTLNRKGYRGFQKEVQKCLRNAHYFKDRLREAGVGAMLNELSSTVVFERPHDEEFVRKWQLACQGNIAHVVVMPNITKGKLDDFLNELVEKRAQWFKDGKFQQYCIASEVGETCCLCPLHKSK
- the LOC107627623 gene encoding serine decarboxylase 1-like isoform X3, producing the protein MVGSGHLDVNGTVEPFSEDFDASAVIKEPVPPTVAENEKVKRAIVLGKNVHTLCLEVTEPDADDEITGERDAYMASVLSKYKKSLTERTKHHLGYPYNLDFDYGALSQLQHFSINNLGDPFIESNYGVHSRQFEVGVLDWFARLWEIEKDEYWGYMTNCGTEGNLHGILVGREVLPDGILYASQESHYSVFKAARMYKIDCVKIATLHAGEIDCNDFKAKLLLHKDKPAIVNVNIGTTVKGAVDDLDLVIKTLEDTGFSRDKFYIHCDGALFGLMMPFVKLAPKVSFKKPIGSVSVSGHKFVGCPMPCGVQITRLEHINVLSNNVEYLASRDATIMGSRNGHAPIFLWYTLNRKGYRGFQKEVQKCLRNAHYFKDRLREAGVGAMLNELSSTVVFERPHDEEFVRKWQLACQGNIAHVVVMPNITKGKLDDFLNELVEKRAQWFKDGKFQQYCIASEVGETCCLCPLHKSK